A single region of the Lotus japonicus ecotype B-129 chromosome 4, LjGifu_v1.2 genome encodes:
- the LOC130713539 gene encoding toMV susceptible protein tm-1(GCR26), whose protein sequence is MAHENHTSTLRVLCIGTLDTKLDELRFLSDSLRSNLHRFTHHSSPNLQLVLVDVSTGPNAPPQQPSPNFTFVSRNDVLSCHLSSSHLLPEDRGEAVAVMSQALENFLNESSHDIAGVIGVGGSGGTSLLSSPFRSLPLGIPKLIVSTVASGQTEPYVGTSDLVLFPSIVDVAGVNSVSRVVLSSAASAFAGMVVGRVQSLKDLDSRGEDCKPTVGLTMFGVTTSCVNAVRDRLRDEGYESLVFHATGVGGRAMEDLVRQGFIQGVFDITTTEVADHIVGGVMACDGSRFDAIIEKKIPLVLSVGALDMVNFGAKDTVPQEFQQRNIYEHNKQVSLMRTTADENRRFADFIAKKLNNSSSKIRVCLPEKGISALDAPGKPFYDPEATGTLIHELQRLVQTDDNRKVKVYPHHINDLEFANALVDAFLEIDETTSKDSTHSPVASPESVVHFHEDYISNASSSGTIVYAPSDFPNARPETLEKTQLILQQLKHQIDKGIPIIGAGAGTGISAKFEEVGGVDLIVLYNSGRFRMAGRGSLAGLLPFADANAVVLDMANEVLPVVKKVPVLAGVCATDPFRRMEYFLKQVESTGFSGVQNFPTVGLFDGNFRQNLEETGMGYSLEVEMIRKAHNMGLLTTPYAFNQHEAIEMAKAGADIIVAHMGLTTTGSIGAKTAVSLEESVVRVQAIADAAHRINPNAIVLCHGGPISGPEEAEFILKRTKGVHGFYGASSMERLPVEQAITSTVKQYKSIFIC, encoded by the exons ATGGCTCACGAAAACCACACCTCAACCCTTCGCGTTCTCTGCATCGGAACCCTGGACACCAAGCTCGACGAGCTCCGTTTCCTCTCCGATTCCCTCCGTTCCAATCTCCACCGCTTCACCCACCACTCCTCGCCCAATCTCCAACTCGTCCTCGTCGATGTTTCCACCGGCCCAAACGCGCCACCACAACAACCTTCACCAAACTTCACATTCGTTTCCAGAAACGATGTCCTCTCTTGTCACCTCTCATCCTCGCATCTTCTTCCAGAAGACAGAGGCGAAGCCGTTGCTGTCATGAGCCAAGCGCTGGAGAATTTCCTGAATGAATCATCTCACGACATCGCCGGCGTAATCGGCGTCGGTGGCAGCGGAGGGACATCGCTGTTATCATCTCCGTTCAGGTCTCTCCCTCTCGGGATCCCGAAGCTGATTGTGTCAACCGTTGCCAGTGGCCAAACGGAGCCTTATGTGGGAACCTCAGATCTGGTGCTGTTTCCCTCTATTGTGGATGTTGCTGGTGTTAACAGTGTGAGCAGGGTGGTGCTGTCCAGTGCTGCTTCTGCTTTTGCTGGAATGGTTGTTGGAAGGGTTCAGAGCTTGAAGGATTTGGATTCGAGAGGTGAAGATTGTAAGCCCACTGTTGGTTTAACTATGTTTGGGGTTACCACTAGTTGTGTCAATGCGGTGAGGGATCGGTTGCGTGATGAAGGGTATGAGAGCCTGGTTTTTCATGCAACTGGGGTTGGTGGTAGGGCTATGGAGGATTTGGTTAGACAGGGATTTATCCAG GGTGTTTTTGACATCACAACAACAGAGGTAGCAGACCACATTGTTGGAGGTGTAATGGCTTGTGACGGTTCTCGCTTTGATGCCATCATAGAGAAGAAAATCCCCCTGGTTCTGAGTGTGGGAGCATTGGACATGGTGAATTTCGGAGCAAAAGATACTGTACCGCAGGAATTTCAGCAGAGAAATATATATGAACATAATAAGCAG GTTTCGCTCATGCGAACAACAGCTGATGAGAACAGAAGATTTGCTGATTTCATAGCAAAAAAACTGAACAATTCATCATCTAAAATTCGTGTTTGCCTTCCAGAAAAGGGTATATCTGCTTTAGATGCACCGGGTAAGCCCTTTTATGATCCAGAGGCAACGGGTACACTTATTCATGAATTACAAAGGCTTGTTCAGACTGATGATAATCGAAAG GTAAAAGTGTATCCACATCATATTAATGACCTTGAATTTGCAAATGCATTGGTTGATGCGTTCTTAGAGATTGATGAGACAACTAGTAAAGATTCTACTCATTCACCTGTAGCCAGTCCTGAATCTGTAGTACACTTTCATGAGGATTATATTTCAAATGCATCAAGCTCTGGGACCATTGTCTATGCACCTAGTGACTTCCCAAATGCAAGACCAG AAACTTTGGAGAAAACACAGCTAATATTGCAACAATTGAAACATCAAATAGATAAAGGAATTCCTATAATAGGAGCTGGTGCTGGGACAGGTATATCTGCCAAGTTTGAAGAAGTTGGAGGTGTAGATCTAATAGTACTGTACAACTCAGGGCGCTTCCGGATGGCTGGAAGAGGTTCATTAGCAGGGTTATTACCTTTTGCTGATGCTAATGCTGTTGTGCTCGACATGGCCAATGAAGTTTTACCG GTGGTAAAGAAGGTACCAGTTCTTGCTGGTGTATGTGCAACTGATCCCTTCCGTCGAATGGAGTACTTCCTTAAACAGGTGGAGTCTACTGGATTCTCTGGGGTACAAAATTTTCCAACTGTTGGGTTATTTGATGGTAATTTTAGACAAAACCTTGAAGAAACAGGAATGGGATATAG CTTGGAAGTTGAGATGATTCGAAAAGCACATAACATGGGTCTCTTAACAACCCCATATGCATTCAATCAACATGAAGCAATTGAAATGGCTAAAGCTGGCGCTGATATTATAGTGGCCCATATGGGTCTAACAACAACAGGCTCCATAGGCGCAAAAACAGCTGTTTCACTTGAGGAAAGTGTCGTGCGTGTACAAGCTATTGCAGATGCAGCACATAGAATCAACCCCAATGCCATTGTGCTGTGTCATGGAG GTCCGATATCGGGTCCAGAAGAGGCGGAATTTATATTGAAGAGAACCAAGGGAGTTCATGGATTTTATGGAGCATCAAGCATGGAAAGACTACCAGTGGAACAGGCTATCACAAGTACAGTCAAACAGTACAAGTCAATTTTTATTTGTTGA